The Balaenoptera acutorostrata chromosome 6, mBalAcu1.1, whole genome shotgun sequence genome includes the window TTTATctgattgtttgggttttttgctattgggttatgtgagttctttatatattttgcatattaaccccATCAGATAtttggtttgcaagtattttgtccCATTCGccaagttgccttttcattttgttgatggtttcctttactgtgcagagaCTTttcagtttgatatagtcccgtgtttatttttgctttgttgccttagcttttggtgtcaagtccaaATAATCATCACTAAAAGCAGTGTCTTCACTCCTCATCTTGTATGACTTCTGCTGGCTAGAAGGAGCAGTCTTTCCCTgggcctttttgtttgtttttttaatttcagtctgCTCTGGCATCCAGATTGGGATGTACAAGAGGTAAAAATGAACCCCAAGGAACTCATTATCTGGTCCTCCCTTAATTCCTGAAGTCTCTACCTGTTTTGCTTCTTCTGTCCACATATCAGAATCTtccaatatttgctttatgtgttATTTCCATGTTTCTAAATTGTAATTAATGGGAGCCTTCAGGTTCAATGTGCTTACTCTACTGTGACTAGAATGGGAACTCTACTCCCAcaatcatttattgaatgaataattaaatgaacACATACATCTTGCCTATAAGTTGCTCAGAAGTGTTTGTAGGTGTCAATATAACAATAGGTATAGTATTAAGAGAATTGAGCTAAATTCCTATGGGAGCTCATAGGCATAGGAATGAAATTATTTCTAGCTATTTTGGAATAGGACATATGGTGTGGTGGTGAGACACAATAAATCTgtgacaccaactgggtgtcctgtaattcagttcaattctgacactacacAGATTTAGCAGAGACCCACAGGTTAAGGGCAAAGTCCTCCATAAGACTGCTAGACTTCAGTAAAAGTTACAACCCAGAAACAGCCAAATGGAAACAATTCATAGACAAAGGtctaggggtggggtggggtgccgtgggggctgggagaggaggatAAACATAGAGCTTCTGTGCCCTCTCTTCATGGAATCTGGGCACATCAGCCTCCTAGCACATCCACACGTTCACCAACCTGAAAGTGCCACTGAGTTTTGTTGTCCAGACGTTTTATTGGGGTTACCTTACATAGGCATCATGATTGGCCATGTGATTAAACTCCTCCagctcccctctcttccctggaGAACTGGTGAGCCCACAGTTCCAACTTTTAAATCATgtggttggtctttctggtgaacAGTCCCCATCCTAAGGCTACCTAGGGACCACCCTGATTCACCTCATTAGCTTAAAAAAGGCACTCTTGTCACTCAGGAATTCCAAGAGTGTTAGAAGCTCTGTGTTAGGAACTAGTGATAAAGACCAGATATATTCTTTATTATACCACAGGTCATCAAATGAGACGTCAAGGAGAAAGTGGCATTTGTGTGATATCTTGAAAGATGGGTAGGATTTAAAcatttgaagatggagaaaagggaattctatCCTGAGAAATCACACAGGGGCACATACTCAAAAGGGCAGAGttcagtgtatagaaatatattaAGTACTTTTTTAGCTTTAGTGTCCGATctataaaaaaacaataataagataAAGCCAGATGGAGGGCTTAAATGAACGATAATAAACGGTATTTATTAATCATAGAGCCTTTTATTTctacagagcagaagaaagaagagatttgtttatgtttttccgAAGCCTACACTTCTTTGTGGAATGGTGTGAATATCGTAAGCGCACATTTAAACGTTTCAAGGTAGAGTCTAAAGTCTTTCAATTTAAACGTATATGGAAAGTGAAGCTGATGTTAATTTGGGGGTTTAAGATAACATTCTTAAAGTTTTCAAAcaatagaaaatgtttttattggctTCTAGATTTGTAGTTatttggtataaatgaaggaGGAATTCTTCTGTACAAGTCAGTTAACCATTTATATTGAAAGAATAtagtcttatttattttacagtacACATTTTGAAAACTTAATCTGTCAAGGACACTTGAAGTAAAATGCCAAATGCTAATAAAGGACGTAGGCATAGCAGCCTTGTAACGTCACAGTGTAATCTTTACTTCGTGAGCCACATTCTGTATTTTGAGCTtcttatttattgtatatttcaAGTTTAAATATTGAAGTCTGATTCTTGTAAAGTAACGCTTCTTAGGTCTGATACAGATacattcagagattttttttttaattgcctttgTTTTCTGTCATAACTAGAactatatttggctgcattgtaATCCCCCAGGTCCTACTTAGTTAGATAGTATCAAATTATTGACAGCAGTGATGCACACAGAAACCAGTTCTGAAAGAGTTAACATAAATAATATCTCTAGGTTCAGGTTCCCTCAAAATCCTGAGTGACTATTGTTTTTATGACTGGTActaattctcatttattttggattctttttttttttatcatcatcatcattatttgcattttatttggtTGAGCTAGTAATATCTGTCAAGCATAAGATTTTCTTTAGAATGAAACATGTCAGTACCTGTACTGTACCTGTACTGTGGTCCCTTGTGGAGTGCTCAGGATTATGTTGTTTACTTGCAGGTGCTCTTGCACCAGAACAATTAAATAGCTCTTCTTCAGAATTGGTAAAATACAGTAATGATTGAGAAGTCTGCTGGCAGTTATGGTAATGAATCACCTAATACGACCATTTACTTATACATTAGAATGGGTTGTGGGAAATGTGAGCACTAGTCCCATTTTCAAACTGATTTTCCTCTAGGTGCTTTTAAGGCAAGTGTAGAAGTAtaattggtgtgtttttcctgtaGAGGATAAAGTGCTTCTTTGAGCTGGTCCTTTGCTGGTGACAAGGTTACTAGAATGGAAAGAAACATCACATtgtcgtgcaaccatcaccagtAAAAATCTGTTCCATTAAACACTAATTTGCCATTCCTTCATTCTCTcaatagtgtcctttgatgcatagaaatttttaattttgatgaagtccaatttattttcttttcttttgtagcctgtgcttttggtgtcatatccaggaaatcattgccaaattcaaCATCATAAagaattttgtctttattttttcctgagagttttatagtttagctCTTAagtttaggtgtttaatccagtttgagttaatttttatatattctgtaagCCAgcagtccaacttcattcttatacatgtggatatccagttttcctagcatcacttgctgaagagactgtccttttctcATTGAGTGGTCTtgacacctttgtcaaaaatcatttgactatatatgcaaaggtttgtttctggattcaTTATTCTATTCAGTTGGTCTGTacgtctgtccttatgccagtatcacacttttgattactgtagctttgtagttacattttgaaatgaggaagtgtgaatcctccaattttgttcttcctttcaaatttctttttggtgtttggagtcccttgagattccatatgaattttggtgggTTTTcccagttcttttaaaaatgtcgTTGGGAGTTTGTTAGGGATTGCTTTTGAAACCACTAGGTGGCCTTTCCGGGGGTTCCAAGGAGCTCCAGTCCTTTATGTCTCATCGtggaaagaattcagcaagagacaaagtgataggtaagttAAAAGCAGATGGGCTAGAGGGTGCTGCGCCCTGAGAACTTAGttggctacagttttataatcaaaggaaaagtggggaggaggaaaagaccaccttcttcctcattcttgagtagacgtCAAGTTTCCATCATCAGCTAGTCCTCCAGGTTGGacaggggagttttcttgtccctacatggtcaagccAGGACTGTCATGGCGCTATGGAAACATTATTTCAGGTCTCCATACAATGagggtctttcactttgaaatgtcacttttccataaattattgttttttatgtgtgcagagagcatgtcctaggggtcattaacttactgagctcactgggcaggatgtgggtctcatgccaccattgtatattgtttgggggcatgtctcatgtttctgttgcatggttttgttgctaagcaggcatgcttggttttgtggttaagcaaacctgctttcttgagcgatcattaacttacaggggtctcccatacttttcCTTTACTTACAgtcccctagtgggattaactatttaatcacctgctttgtccctttactctgttcCTATCATTTTGCAGTTGTTTTGGGTAGCACTGACATATTAACTATTCAGTCTTCCATTCATGAACACAAGATGTCTTCCCATTTATGCATATCTTGTTTAGTTTCTTTCAGGAATGTTTGTAggggtaaaatatttttaattttaatcctcTGTTTCATTATCAGTGTCAAGAATGAAGCAATATCTATTTAAGATAATGGGGATCAGcattattttacttcattattttattgtgACTTAAGGGTGTATATAAGGTTGTCGGGTACCTAGGTTCATATCTTCTTATCTAGAAGtctcaaaactattttttaagaTAATTCCATAATTCAGGCTTTTAAACCAGTGCTCTTTCCTAATTGCTATTTTATATAAACCACTGGCTTTTAAATTCTCTAAAATTTGAGAGTTATTTTATGGTGTTTTTCCCCTTTAAGTTTAGTAATATAAAGAACATAGGAATACATTATTATTCTGACATCtggaaatgggaaggaagtctTTACTGACCCCTTTCCCCAGTGTTGGTTCCACCACTCAGCAATCCTTTATTAAGTTTGTTTTTCCAGATAAAGTTACAatttatttctattgatttattcAAGATTGTGATagtttaaatattctatttttccaaataaaacagAGCCCTTCTGtttaaatggattttattttgcaCTATTTACTATATATTCAATTTAGATGTGCTCACTATTATGCTAGCACTTTGAATGTATAAAGGGGATATTGGATATGTTCAACGCGCTCAGTGAGCTTTCAGTCACAGAGAAATGAGGCTTGCACACAAAATGAGAAAGCAGTATAATAGTTATTGTTACCAGTTACCAAAATAAAATCAGTGAACGCGTTAGTGTTGTAGCAGTAATTATTGTGGTGTTAAGAGATCACAGGTGTTTTAGTGAAAAAATTTCATCTTGGGGTCAACCTTGACAAATGGGAAAATTGAAAAATAGGAGGTCATTCTAGGTAcggaaaaaacagaagcaaatggAAAACCAccaatagtgtttgttctgggaaTAGTATACAGAGACCAACTTGATTCTAGTGCATAATTTATGTTGGAAACAATGTCGGCAATTTTTATATACACATTCAGACTCTTGTTTCTAAAGCACTGATCATTTTATATGCAACCCCAAAGCATTGTGGAAACTAAGACTTTTGAGTGGGGTTTGCGCAAGAGGAAAGTAATTTTAGGAACTTTATCACTATTAGATTGAAGATGAATTCTCATCTTTAAACATACCAGTTAATCATGGGTCTCTAGAAAATGTTGCTGAGATGCTTTCTTGTAAATGTGTGGTCTGTTCTCAAGAACATGGATGTGTATGGGTGGGTGGGAAGGTGGTGTGTAGTAGTAACACCACAGAATTCACTTTgttttcatgtcttacatttggATAAATTTATTGATGAGATTCTCATTCCTatagtataaaaagaaaatattttgcagtATATATCATAATTGAAAGCCTTTACAGTGGAGAATTTTATGGGTATGTTCTGAGAAACAGGATGGACTTTCAGGTTTTTTTATAAGCATACTGATTTTGATGTGCTTGGCTTCCTAAAATGTTTTATGGTGGACTTAGAATGTTAATATTTagattaaagaaaattttgtacTATTTTACTAAAGCCTTTAATTGTGTGATcacaaagcagaataactgaacaTTACTATATTAGCTCTTTATCAGAGAGTAAAATTATGCTTTATTTGGAAAGTTTTGCCTAGGTATGAGACTATGTTCCTATTTCTGAGGCTAAGTAAAAATATAGTAGCTGCCTtaatagaaagaaaacagagtTCCTGCTTCATAATGAATAATGTATGAATGATAAAAGAAAAGTGAGAGATCCCTGGAAATATTTAGCTTTTCAAAGTTTTTGGAACATATGCCTTAAATGCTTTAGGGATCCAGTAGAAGCCAGGAAAGACAAACAGTTGAAAGTTTCTTGGACTTATCCTTTCACTTCATAATACGTCTTAAATGTGGgtatttatataaaaacataCCTTTTAAATGGTACTCTAGTATAAACTGCAGGGATTTTGTAATgctgttcaaatattttcacattaCTTTGTCTTGAACTTAGAGATTCACTCTTACTTTTTGCTCGTTGTTATATGTAAGGTTTTTTGAACATCTTTGCTTAAAACATAAGTTCCTTcatagtaggatacaaaattaatattaaatacttaAGCTCCTTTAGACATTGTTGAGACGGATTATAAGTATGTGTGTACTTTAGCTTATGTGCTGCATTGATAGTGGTTAAATGTATGACCCTACAGGCAATCTTTTTAAGCAGATAAAACTGTTAGGATGTTTTCCCAGGATGATGGGATTGCCCTCCAAGCGTATTTCTTCAATGCGGTCCCGAATATAACTGGTGTCATTAGCCTTGCAGAATGTATCATCTGTAATTGAAGTTATGTTgttaaactagaaaataaaagggaaaaattgtTTAGAAACCCGaaatcattcttttgtatgttgtGTAATGAGATCTCACAGAATATTTTAtctaaaaagtgatttttaaaatattgtacataCTGTGCATATATCTTCATGGTAATAAAAACCCTTGCTGAGCAATCTGAGCCTCCCTTTTTAAAGTCTACAGTATTACTTTGGAAGAACAGACTACTGGCTATTTCTAAGAGCAAAACCCATATAACAGAAATTTCTGAGAATAAATAAGATTATAATAGCTGGATAAAGTATCCTATTCTAGAGTGTCAACTCACAATGGGTACTGTTTCcttaaatatactttaaagaaataaaaagaacaaatgggAATTCTTATGATGGTAAAAGACcacttttagtttatttttattcccttttcacTTTTCTATTACCCTAAGTTGATGTTGGACAATAAGGTCAGCTGAGAAGTCTCCAAAAGCAAGTGTTTACTGCTATTTGGAGAAAGAAACATAAACCAGAGGTCTTAGTGTCCCCTAACTTCAAATCCACACGTCAGGTTAACTAGGAGATGCCAAGTGCACACCTGGAGACAAATCCTACTATAAGAGCAGACCTCACACCTCTTGTTACTGGTCCTTTGGTTGTACTCTGGATAGAACTAGGGATTCTGGGCAGGAGAGAGCATTTGGCTAAATATTAATACTTTTGATGGGCAAAATTTACATGTAAATAAGTGATCTTCCTAATGAATCGTAAGATTGACCCATAATAATTTGAATTAAAGTCAGATAATGTGAAAGGAGCAATCATACCTGAAGATGAATTACACGCAGACTTTCTGGTAAATTAAGAGGCACAGATTCCAGGGCATTGTGGTCCAAGTAGAGGAAGGAGAGGTTATTCAATTTCTGTAAGGAAAAGGTGCTTTTGCTTAAGTGTTATTGAGCTCATTGCATTTCTTCACATGATTCAagctatatacacacatatacatatgtataaatacataggtatagatatagacaCATATCAATACTATTAATCATTGGTATGGTAGTTTTAggtttgttgggatttttttgtttgttttgttgttgttgttgttgttcggTGTTTTTGGTTTTACAAGTAGTATATTTGGTCCTTTACGAAGGGCAGTAGAGCCCTGATGCATCCCCACATTTCTGTCCACTCATCTCACTTCTGAATACCATCATATTCAGCCTCAGCCCTCATGCCAATTTCTGGGGCCCTTTAAATTTCTCTTGGGAGCAGATAATAAGGTTAATTCTTATGCAGGATTGTATTTGCATCCTGGTACTGCCATAACCTCTCTTGAACCTTCAGAACTTTCCATTTCAGCTCCACCAATTTGTAGTAAAATGAATATTCCTAAGAGATGTGTATGCTTGTTAGTAAGATGTCTCCCAAAGCAGTTTATTAAATACGTAGCTAAGTATGACTTTTTTATGCCCCAAGGACTCTACATTGGATTACTCTTCATGATCAGTAATCCATTATtgtgtataattttataatatgatTTCAAGATGTAGTTTCCCCTGACAATAATCTTTTACCTTACCTTTGATATGCATCCTGTGACAgaatttggtaatttttttttttttttttagaattaatttGCTGTTATTTTAATCCTTTCTTAAGCATCCTACAATTCACCATATGGGCACCAAGCTCCTGTCTTCCCCAGTGGGCCTCTTTAACATGGATTAGAGTAACCTGATTTTACCAGTGGCTTTGGCAGCCTAGGGCATTAAGCAAAACTAGAAAATATCTGAGTTTATCATTTTCATGCCAACTTGTCATGAATCCCTTCTGTAATCCACGTGtaaaatccaaaatattcaaacattCCTTTTGTGAAATGTTGATTAGCTCCTGtaggtcttttttgtttgttttgttttgttttataaatttatttatttatttatttatttatttatttttggctgcattgggtctttgttgctgcatgtggtcttcctctagttgcagcaagtgggggctactctttgttgcggtgtgcgggcttctcattgtggtggcttttcttctggagcacggactctagatgcacgggcttcagcagttgtggctcacgggctctagagtgcaggctcagtagttgtggcgcatgggcttcgttgctccacagcatgtgggatcttcccggaccagggctcgaacccgtgtcccctgcattggcagatggattcttaaccactgcgccaccagtgaagtccctacTCCTGTAGGTCTTTAACATGCCAGTTATTCAAAGGTTTACCTGCTCAAATTGCATATCTTCAAATTAcaagcatttttttgtttttaaagtgagtCCAGTTTTTAAAAGTCCCCTGAGTCCCTTAACTTCTGAGGAACTGCTAGGAGTTGTCATAAGGAGCTACAAACCTTCCTTTTTAACGAGGTCTTCTGTTGCCAACAGTAGCGTGATTGTCTCATCCTTTTATCTGGGGTTTCTTCCAGGACTGGGAATGAGTACACCAGAGCTATGGAAGGCCTGGGCTGAGGTTGCTTCCCTGTAGACTCTGCATTTTGAGACAACCTGGCTATCTAAATCAGAGTAAATCACCTTGCCCTTTTcatgtgcatttattttcttgatttactaaattaagaaatatatgtaatttttactACATACAGAATTTTGTATTAGGTGCCCTCACAGAATTCAAAAGAATGTCTACCTTCAGAATTCTATGGTCTAAtacttttaagtattaaaaataaaattcagtgtttACTTTAGAACATGATTTTTTCTGGTGTTTGTAAATTACTAATAttgtaaggaaaaaagaaacacaggaacaCTCCCATTTTGAGGTTTGGCAGACTGTTGGTGCCATGAGGGTGCAAACCTtgtctgtataaataaatattgctGTGTGAACAAGGGAAAAAGATGTGACACCAGCTAGTCCCATGAAACAAGATAAAGGTATTTTAAGTGAGGTACAGGCATAAGCTAGACTGAATAAGCCTAGTAGTATCACTATTTATCATGTAAATAATATCTTcatttattacattaaaatagttttaaaacaaaattctagaccatagtttctttttcttttatcatgttATCATTGGCTGTAtaactgatattttaatattgtgCTCAGTCATACTATAAAATACTTACTTTGAAAGCATTTGCTTTGATTCCTCTACTCTTGATTTTGTTGTATTTTGCATTAAATAAAGTAAGCTTGGGAGGGAGAACTGGAAGTTTCAGTAGTTGATTTTCAGCTAGTGTAAGTTCTTCTAACAGCGAAAGTTTTGAAAAAGTACCATCTTCTATATCTTCAATCAAATTTCCCGTAAAATCAAGTCGCCTTAAGTTAGCTTgaaggaaaaatatacaaaaaataagaaaatttttaaaaatatatgaagttaAATTCTTAATTGTCTGGACTGAGGAAAATCATTTGTTTATCAAGTCATTCAAACGTCTTTTATTTTTAGTGCCTAGCAGAGTGTCTACAATTAGTAGCTCAGTAAGTTTTGTTGAAcactgagcatctactctgtgcttGACACTGATGGTGTTTCTCACTGAAGTTCTAAAATCTCAGGTTTGGAAGGGAACTTAAAGTTAATAGAGTCCTTCCATCCTTTTTTGTTTGAATTCTCAGTATGCTCAAGTAGTTTGAAAGAAACTCTTTGTTGCAAATTATGGAAAGTAAGCATTACATCTGATTGAATAAAATCATGTaaatatttctggattttttgccAGCCTGTTGTATTGTGACTGTGGATATCTTATCTTAATCTCTCCATGCCTTATTGCTTGACAACAATAAAGGCAAAAATGTTCCCTAATTTATTACCGTGATGCATACTGAGAGATAGAGAAATTCaatatgtgtatttatgtgtgcATCACTTTTGTCCGTCTGGGATGATTAGAAAATATGGTCCCTTCTCACTATTCAAGGTGGTCATGTCTATAAAGTCAATGCAAATGCCGAATTAGTGAATATGGAACCATTGCTCCTAGGGAATATACAGGGTTAGAGCCTCTCATCACACATTTTCATCAGCCAGTCAGTGGAAAATgttatgtgtgtttctttttaaaggcatCTTACTTAGTATGTATTGTTGAcgcattaacattgaactcacagccatCAGCACTGTAACTCACACTTAAAGATTACCTAACATGTGTCTTCTCtgtaaggcacatcacagccttcttgcagtTAGGAACACTAGACAGGATTTTAGCACTATACTTAGGGAGCACTTTAAAcagcaaaaagcacaaaaatgtgaaaaatgtggcaCTAAGTAGACTGTAAACAGGATACTTGTTTACAGTATAAAAGCTGAAACAAAAGGCCAAGCATCTCATTCAGCCTATCCTGGATGGCTCAGATTTTTTGCCACTGTGCATATGTCTGCGAATgaccatgaaagtgccagaagtattgattttgggggttacaaataaatgttATCAAGTAGGTGAGTTTGAAAACATGGAATCCACAAAAGAGGAACAACTGTATTCAGTCAGTTGGGAGCTACTGGTGACAGCATGAATTCAGTTATGGCTAATCTTGTAAATGTATAGTGGGGCCAGTGTGCATTTCTTGGTGTGACTTTCTTCAGAAGCCCTTGACAGCATTGGAATCTAGAAAATTTATGACGGATTAGTGATCCAGACTTGGACTTCATACTGCAGAAGTAGgggattttggtgtgctcatggcAACACCCTCCTGGCAGCTGTTGTAAGCTTTGATTGGACACCAGAAGTCCAAGATTTTTAATGACCTGGGAAGGAGTTAAATGGTACTGCTCTCAGCATTAGTTCCGTATTAGAGTCATCTGAAGAGTTTGGTTGTGGTTAATGACAACACCTGGGCCTCTAAATTTAGAGAcctaaattagaatctctggggaCTAGGACCTggtataaaaaatactttaatatgCAGCCAGATTTAAGAACCATGAGTTAAAGTAAGAAAAAGCAGTTTCTATGTTTTCATAGTGaaggtagaaaataaaacattgtcaTTGGAGAAATATCCTGATGATATTTGTACTGCTGACTGGCTGAGGCAAATGGATCTTGAAATATTGGGGTTGAGAAGATATAGTTGCCCATATGTTAGATGGGCTGTCAACATAGACTCCGAAGTCACCAGTAAAGAAAGATGACAGGGAACATCTGAATGGAAAGGAGATTCACCAGTAAACCAGTGGATTTTTGTGAAGTGTGGTGGATACTTAAAATACCTCAACAGTCACTACCGTACATGTGATAGGCCACAGGTACCTAGAAACTTGTGTTTATATGAGTTAAATACTAACACGAGTTAACACTaatatcttatttaaaattaacttaCGTATGTCTGCAAAATCTTTGGCAgtcaactttttaattttgttgaatcgTGCATAAAGATAGGCTGATTCCTTCGGCAAGGGTGGTACAGCATCAATGTCAACTTCTTCACAGTATACAGAGCCACTTAAACAAACACATAGCAGGCATGTGGGCATTTCTAAATTGGgaaacaaaatcataaaaatcagtagtttaaaaatatttgacctCTAGTGTTAAAATCCTTGCTATCATGAATATTATTACCAATTTGAAAAGATCCTTTACAGAATTACGGGTGATAACAGGAAAGACGTTATGGCCTTGATAGCTAGTAATCTATATTGTATCTGATAACTcaccagaattttattttaaattctgtaatCCACAATCTCTTTTATTCTCCTATCTGTTTTAGCAGTGATCATTTAATTGCTGAATTGATTGACAGTTACATTTCTTCATTGGAGTATCAAAAATCATAAAGCAGGACTTAAGGTAAATATTAGCTTGATTTACCACTTGGAGTGGTGCAAACACATTTCTAATGAGTTCAGAAACCACTTAGTTAAATAAGCAAACTATTAACTTAAAAATTGGAGTCATCATGGGCACTGTTAGAGTCCCTATTGTACCCTACGTCATTCATTGCATTTACTTGTCATGCATCTTTCATCTCCTTCAACCTGCAACAGTTCCTTAGTCTTTGTTTTTCATACCTTTTACTGTTTaggaaatttttgaattttttaaaacttttattttcagggCATTTATTTTGAAGAATGTCTTTCAATTAGGGTTTATATAAGGTTCCTCAttttttggcaggaataccaTGGAAATAATGTTACATCCTCAGTCTCATGTATCTGTCTCATTCCTTATGATGCTGTCTTCGGTCACTTGGTTCAGTTAGTATCTGCCATGGTTCTCACTCTGTAAAATTACTGTTTTCACTTTGTAATTTGTACCTTCTAGAGGAGTACTTTGAGATTCTAAACATCAGGTTTGTCATCAAACTTTCACCCTCTAGTTTTATCATctgttgaagattcttacttgaATCATTTATTACTAGGATAATTAccaattattttctaattccatcatttcttctacatttgttAGTTGGCATTCTGATATAAGGTGGAACATTCccttcttatttgtttatttctgtcagTATGAACTTATGAATTCCTCATTCCATGGGTAACGTATCCCATAATACGttactgtcttatttattttgataatcaCATTGTCACAGATTAGTCAGTGAGAACTCTTAAGCTCTGTTTATCCTCCCACAGCCTTTTTATGGTTCCATGATATACAGTAAGTTGCACATATTTAATTTGTATGATTTATAAGTTTGGACATGTGTACAtgcccatgaaaccatcaccacaatcaagataattaacatatccatcattccaaaagtttcctcatgccctttGGTAATTTCTCCCTcccagcaaccactaatctcctttctgtcATTATATGTTAGTTTGCATTTTTGAAACTTTTATATCAAAAGAATCATGCAGTATACActcttttgtctggcttctttcactctgcataattattttgagattc containing:
- the OGN gene encoding mimecan gives rise to the protein MKTLQSTLLLFLFVPLIKPAPPSQQDSRTIYDYGTDNFEESLFSRDYEDKSLDGKSIKEKETMIIIPDEKGFQLQKDESIKPLSPKKENDEMPTCLLCVCLSGSVYCEEVDIDAVPPLPKESAYLYARFNKIKKLTAKDFADIPNLRRLDFTGNLIEDIEDGTFSKLSLLEELTLAENQLLKLPVLPPKLTLFNAKYNKIKSRGIKANAFKKLNNLSFLYLDHNALESVPLNLPESLRVIHLQFNNITSITDDTFCKANDTSYIRDRIEEIRLEGNPIILGKHPNSFICLKRLPVGSYI